In Deltaproteobacteria bacterium, the sequence ACCTCGTGCTCCGGGGAGAGCCGTACGGGAACGCCATCCTCTCCCATTTCCCCATCGTGCACGCGCACAACTACGATCTTTCCGTGCCCAATCGGGAGCCGCGCGGGTGCCTGCGCGCGGATCTCGAGCTCCCTGGGCGGCAGCAGCTCCACCTCTTCGACCTCCATCTCGGCCTCTCCGGGGGCGAGCGTCGCCGCCAGGCGGCCATGCTGTTTTCCGCGGATCTGCTGCGCGACACCGCGCTCGCCGCGCCACTCGTGCTCTGTGGCGACTTCAACATGTGGTCGCCGCTTCCGGGCCCCATCCTCCGGCTGCTTCGCGGTGCCCTGCGCGACGCCGCCGTGCTCGCCGGCCGGCGGCGCGCCACCTATCCCTCCGCCCTTCCGTTCCTGCGGCTGGACCGGGCGTATGTCGACGCCGCGGTGGAGGTCACGGACTGCGGCGTCGTCAACGATCCGCGCACCCGGGCAGCGAGCGATCACCTGCCGCTCTGGGTCGATCTCGAGCCGAAACCCGTGACCGTCCCGGAGCGCCGCGCGGGGCTAGCCGTGGGCAAGGCCGGTGCCTAGGTTCGCGGCACGGAGGGATACCCCCATGGCAACCGAACCGCAGGGTCCGAACGGGCAGGGCACCGCCGCGAAGATCCTCAGCAATTTCAACCCGGAAGACGCGCAGCAGATGTTCGAGCAGGGGCGCGAGGCGGTCGACCAGGCGTTGAACACCGCCGCGGAATTCATCAAGGAGCGGCCCATGGTGTGCCTCGCCGGAGCGCTCGCCCTCGGGTACCTGCTGGGCAAGATCGCGTCGCGTTAAAGGAGAAGGCAGTGGCCATCGACATCGATTCCGAAGGACAGGGCGCGATGGATCATGGGCGTCGCATGGTGGAGGAAGCGCGCGCGTTTCGCGAGGCGATCGGGAACCAGGCGGAGAGCTTTACCCGCGCGATCGATCTGCGAGGCCGCGTCGAGCGCAATC encodes:
- a CDS encoding endonuclease, which produces MRLVTWNIHGGFGRDGRRDLARIAALLHDMKADVAALQEVGDAHHTARETELADQASWLGRRLGWFVAYGPNLVLRGEPYGNAILSHFPIVHAHNYDLSVPNREPRGCLRADLELPGRQQLHLFDLHLGLSGGERRRQAAMLFSADLLRDTALAAPLVLCGDFNMWSPLPGPILRLLRGALRDAAVLAGRRRATYPSALPFLRLDRAYVDAAVEVTDCGVVNDPRTRAASDHLPLWVDLEPKPVTVPERRAGLAVGKAGA